The following proteins are encoded in a genomic region of Oncorhynchus kisutch isolate 150728-3 linkage group LG6, Okis_V2, whole genome shotgun sequence:
- the LOC109880746 gene encoding zinc-binding protein A33 isoform X1 codes for MSSSVCLPEEDLSCPVCCDIFRDPVLLPCSHSFCKTCLQCYWNTSALRQCPVCRRRASKRTPPSNLALKNLCEALQQSRIQSSVEGNRVLCSLHGERLRFFCLVDKQPVCVVCQASKIHKNHDCVPTEKAAQDCKDELNVALKTLQHTLDSLIRLKGTSEEMLESIKNQALEAERQIKDLFVELHQFLYEEEAARLAALKEEEEEKIGLMKSMMTKAAAGMLYLKETITVITQEMTDAEDMTLLQNCKATIERYVEIPHLSLSIILFFPPSLCFGILNRTIVLSCNFRAQCTEQGPERISGALIDVAKHLCNLKYRVWKKMLLHVEYTPVTLDPNTAHPCLFLSHDLTSLQYTSQPHRLPDNPERFHMSAEVLGMTGLSSGSHCWVVDTGCNNDWILGVACMSVTRNAEVQARPENGFWTMCLRDREYRAMTSPPTAVTVTEKLKRVRVQLDWDKGQVSFFDPADDDTPLYSFSHTFTEKVFPYFYTQSKHPLRILPERMCVTVQQSGTGHPCTVYSFLSTHK; via the exons ATGTCATCcagtgtgtgtctcccagaggaggatctctcctgtcctgtgtgcTGTGACATCTTCAGGGACCCTGTCCTCCTACCATGTAGCCACAGCTTTTGTAAGACCTGCCTACAATGCTACTGGAACACCTCGGCCCTCAGACAGTGCCCTGTCTGCAGGAGAAGAGCTTCCAAGCGCACCCCTCCCTCCAACCTGGCTCTGAAGAACCTCTGTGAAGCTTTGCAACAGAGCAGGATTCAGAGCTCAGTCGAGGGGAACCGTGTACTTTGTagtctacatggagagagactcAGATTCTTCTGTCTGGTGGACAAGcagcctgtctgtgtagtgtgccAAGCCTCGAAAATACACAAGAACCATGACTGCGTACCCACAGAGAAGGCAGCACAGGATTGCAAG GATGAGCTCAACGTAGCACTGAAAACCTTACAGCATACTCTGGACTCCCTCATTAGACTGAAGGGAACCTCTGAAGAGATGCTCGAGTCCATTAAG AATCAGGCCctggaggcagagaggcagataaAGGATCTGTTTGTGGAACTCCACCAGTTCCTGTATGAGGAAGAGGCAGCGAGGCTAGCTGCtctgaaggaggaggaagaggagaagatagGGCTGATGAAGAGTATGATGACAAAGGCTGCAGCAGGGATGTTATACCTCAAAGAGACTATAACAGTCATAACACAGGAGATGACTGATGCTGAAGACATGACATTGCTCCAG AATTGTAAAGCCACTATAGAGAGGTATGTTGaaatcccccacctctctctgtcgATCATTCTattttttcctccctctctctgctttggAATATTGAACAGGACAATTGTATTATCTTGTAATTTCAGAGCCCAGTGCACAGAGCAGGGCCCGGAGAGGATTTCAGGGGCGCTGATTGATGTAGCCAAGCACCTCTGTAACCTCAAGTACAGAGTCTGGAAGAAAATGCTTCTGCATGTTGAATATA CTCCTGTGACCTTGGACCCAAACACAGCACACCCCTGCCTCTTCCTGTCACATGACCTCACGTCCCTTCAGTACACCAGCCAGCCCCACCGTCTCCCTGACAACCCTGAGCGCTTCCACATGAGTGCAGAGGTCCTGGGCATGACCGGGCTTAGCTCAGGAAGCCACTGCTGGGTAGTGGATACAGGATGTAACAACGACTGGATTCTGGGCGTGGCCTGTATGTCTGTCACCAGGAATGCGGAGGTCCAGGCCCGGCCCGAGAACGGGTTTTGGACCATGTGTCTGCGAGACAGGGAGTACAGAGCGATGACCTCACCCCCAACAGCTGTGACAGTCACAGAGAAACTCAAGAGGGTCAGAGTGCAGCTGGACTGGGACAAGGGTCAAGTGTCTTTCTTTGACCCTGCTGATGACGATACACCCCTTTACTCTTTCTCACACACGTTCACAGAGAAAGTGTTTCCGTATTTCTATACGCAAAGCAAACACCCTCTGAGAATCCTCCCTGAGAGGATGTGTGTTACAGTGCAACAGAGTGGGACAGGACATCCCTGTACAGTATATTCATTTCTGTCAACCCACAAATAG
- the LOC109880746 gene encoding zinc-binding protein A33 isoform X2: MSSSVCLPEEDLSCPVCCDIFRDPVLLPCSHSFCKTCLQCYWNTSALRQCPVCRRRASKRTPPSNLALKNLCEALQQSRIQSSVEGNRVLCSLHGERLRFFCLVDKQPVCVVCQASKIHKNHDCVPTEKAAQDCKDELNVALKTLQHTLDSLIRLKGTSEEMLESIKNQALEAERQIKDLFVELHQFLYEEEAARLAALKEEEEEKIGLMKSMMTKAAAGMLYLKETITVITQEMTDAEDMTLLQNCKATIERAQCTEQGPERISGALIDVAKHLCNLKYRVWKKMLLHVEYTPVTLDPNTAHPCLFLSHDLTSLQYTSQPHRLPDNPERFHMSAEVLGMTGLSSGSHCWVVDTGCNNDWILGVACMSVTRNAEVQARPENGFWTMCLRDREYRAMTSPPTAVTVTEKLKRVRVQLDWDKGQVSFFDPADDDTPLYSFSHTFTEKVFPYFYTQSKHPLRILPERMCVTVQQSGTGHPCTVYSFLSTHK, translated from the exons ATGTCATCcagtgtgtgtctcccagaggaggatctctcctgtcctgtgtgcTGTGACATCTTCAGGGACCCTGTCCTCCTACCATGTAGCCACAGCTTTTGTAAGACCTGCCTACAATGCTACTGGAACACCTCGGCCCTCAGACAGTGCCCTGTCTGCAGGAGAAGAGCTTCCAAGCGCACCCCTCCCTCCAACCTGGCTCTGAAGAACCTCTGTGAAGCTTTGCAACAGAGCAGGATTCAGAGCTCAGTCGAGGGGAACCGTGTACTTTGTagtctacatggagagagactcAGATTCTTCTGTCTGGTGGACAAGcagcctgtctgtgtagtgtgccAAGCCTCGAAAATACACAAGAACCATGACTGCGTACCCACAGAGAAGGCAGCACAGGATTGCAAG GATGAGCTCAACGTAGCACTGAAAACCTTACAGCATACTCTGGACTCCCTCATTAGACTGAAGGGAACCTCTGAAGAGATGCTCGAGTCCATTAAG AATCAGGCCctggaggcagagaggcagataaAGGATCTGTTTGTGGAACTCCACCAGTTCCTGTATGAGGAAGAGGCAGCGAGGCTAGCTGCtctgaaggaggaggaagaggagaagatagGGCTGATGAAGAGTATGATGACAAAGGCTGCAGCAGGGATGTTATACCTCAAAGAGACTATAACAGTCATAACACAGGAGATGACTGATGCTGAAGACATGACATTGCTCCAG AATTGTAAAGCCACTATAGAGAG AGCCCAGTGCACAGAGCAGGGCCCGGAGAGGATTTCAGGGGCGCTGATTGATGTAGCCAAGCACCTCTGTAACCTCAAGTACAGAGTCTGGAAGAAAATGCTTCTGCATGTTGAATATA CTCCTGTGACCTTGGACCCAAACACAGCACACCCCTGCCTCTTCCTGTCACATGACCTCACGTCCCTTCAGTACACCAGCCAGCCCCACCGTCTCCCTGACAACCCTGAGCGCTTCCACATGAGTGCAGAGGTCCTGGGCATGACCGGGCTTAGCTCAGGAAGCCACTGCTGGGTAGTGGATACAGGATGTAACAACGACTGGATTCTGGGCGTGGCCTGTATGTCTGTCACCAGGAATGCGGAGGTCCAGGCCCGGCCCGAGAACGGGTTTTGGACCATGTGTCTGCGAGACAGGGAGTACAGAGCGATGACCTCACCCCCAACAGCTGTGACAGTCACAGAGAAACTCAAGAGGGTCAGAGTGCAGCTGGACTGGGACAAGGGTCAAGTGTCTTTCTTTGACCCTGCTGATGACGATACACCCCTTTACTCTTTCTCACACACGTTCACAGAGAAAGTGTTTCCGTATTTCTATACGCAAAGCAAACACCCTCTGAGAATCCTCCCTGAGAGGATGTGTGTTACAGTGCAACAGAGTGGGACAGGACATCCCTGTACAGTATATTCATTTCTGTCAACCCACAAATAG